A portion of the Toxotes jaculatrix isolate fToxJac2 chromosome 16, fToxJac2.pri, whole genome shotgun sequence genome contains these proteins:
- the sec16a gene encoding protein transport protein Sec16A isoform X3, with translation MQPPPRTGPPRASGPPPSGPNMFRRTRPHKHTAAATATMPPATQPMTDPFAFVRAPPPMAAGGLPTIPSSNPPPMQAPPNTMYSQAGGGLPPQPQTLEDVPAAAPGPPPSSVPGVPLFNPHSTSSVGVFPVSSPAGYASSHTEQGYFNSREQTPSTTTEPPLISSAPAPSQTSFNQEFQGQLPSQPGPFQPVPPTTSSSQWTPDHGSRPPSVQNYFQPTIDPPLQPFNIPPQTQMYPSHTPSPHHNAPTPPTQPGHPHIPAPVPPQNPGNPLGSQWPDPNAPPQHNSHFQTQSYFSQSSASQDSWFNQPPQDSGYHQMGTGQGHPQPQPDSGGSQHASSSGPGSSSAPAPVPYSQESGTLSMFFKDNDVENEETLAGDRNKAVNGIPGSFQHPSHLQTHSGHADAPLDYQGASVHDHSHVPYMNEGSHPSQGNTQKPPDSQYDHVENLECANQEVLPSETHGSPGPTAAHGVDQFETGPNLETPDSVPRPMRSASVSSNYSNMSHGSGAGTRRHQGVVGTFIQQESPRLTDDANLSAATGGYFEQIDTSPAGDMGARQSSLEQMWPPTPSPPKPTGIFQASANSSFEPVRSHGVGVRPPEVDMAKIVAEGGADSTPGNLEQPPDNMENIYGPGHSLPPVTGGGVPHLTHPVVHSHSRPSSRANGASRPCESPATTLWAQNDPTSLGANILLAPAAPTVLAPLREPSDDVIQPPEDGPPDLQPPQRVQPASQQNSENLENPPKVSEAEAADSQGNMGYASLLVSHSLHQPVLIAPPVSNYSVIPSSTPSQAASQSSLRETTPPVRSLAQGQGASTSQSPSVASNLNPLFAPGPMSFSSSASNQGPLNLTRDNTEAATSEITAPPPSQPIRPPLSRGQPVGGDSHSALQVNPQASLVTAPISNHNQSSNYELLDFSMHQSQIQNQAPGHPSSLHESPQSSNGFYLQVTKDAQQGVRMEGNAPVQTPASSSTPQVLPAPSQTPANTQPPLMEPPKTSDPQAALQGQGDAPPVPVSGAQPSHSQYPPPAQGPAAASAPPSAAAQPPGPQGPVPPGVSQPAPAEPPRPPSSAGSQQGYGPPPPVPGQMYGGYYGNYGEYPDSRAPYPPGHYPPPPGDPRAQQYYQDGPYRGRADPWYGRYDGQTPAYRDPNYQYREPQPERPSSRSSQYSDRPSSRHGYPDDYHRANRSAYSDYYADYSKNYDYRGYNYGQYDPRYRGYYDQSYWSNYDDSYRGRDNYYNQHMYPARKDGYDDQWRYYPGYDPSFDDDYHRRGEMYGDEFDRRSVHSEQSAHSVHSSHSHHSRRSSFSSRSQQSQVYRSQPDLVSAVYDTTSSTLAVDYSYGQYPNPADASQNYSQYLYPSEYTADSTWVTPEQPPPRPATPEKFTMPHRCARFGPGGHLIQVLPNLPSAGQPALVDIHNMETMLQDSPDQVELRAFPGPLVKEETHKVDVIKFSQNKALECSRDNNLLDRDSARLLWDFIVLLCRQNGTVVGTDIADLLLKEHRSVWLPGKSPNEANLIDFNNEPLARAEEEPGAGPLSLLSDTFMTVPENVGKETERFRELLLFGRKKDALEAAMKGGLWGHALLLASKMDNRTHARVMTRFANSLPINDPLQTVYQLMSGRMPASATCCGEEKWGDWRPHLAMVLSNLTHTLDLDTRTITTMGDTLASKGLIDAAHFCYLMAQVGLGVFTKKSTKMVLIGSNHSLSFYQFATNEAIQRTEAYEYAQSLGSQPCSLPNFQVFKLIYACRLAEAGLCAQAFHYCEVISRTVLMQPSYYSPVFISQIIQISEKLRFFDPQLKEKPEQELFNEPEWLIHLRQLDGQIRSGVITYSAGKTTPTQFDCSSPSSDLDQPSPPEPYSMPLEMDGPTPDNPLMSSLLPGPPPQGVQLMPPAPTSILQDGMAQPQPLTPNDVPQFYPVPPTGPPGQIPVSGYPPQDPGFAPPPFQPQPEQSDMYPGAHQQPCPPLSHVGQMSPHMPPQVPHSPVQMNPPPTQMPQHMPPSPGHMPPVEQPLQAPPEMQPSQSISSSPLRSSLTPQMDLYDHMALMGPGRSRTTSQSSMHMGHGRRSRTTSESSTHSGGRERSNSAVKQASPPPPSIPEQPRKEEAKKDSPKKSGGGGIGGLVKWFYRKGKNEAHLPDDKIKSIVWDEKKQRWVDLNEPEEESKPPPPPPSGFPKMAPMPGPGGPAAPPSSGPPVNMFSRKAGTKSRYVDVLNPSRTAKPGGLAPAPADLFAPLAPMPMPTNLFVPSSAPDDQQPLEGSEGGHQEQNSPNTSAAPQMFNPTLLPPAPEGHPVPDGSQSGESHPAQGTAPTGGVTFYNPAQFAQTSAPAGGGLRSGRLGGQRQYPVLK, from the exons ATGCAGCCTCCTCCGCGGACTGGACCTCCAAGAGCCTCTGGCCCTCCTCCCTCTGGGCCCAATATGTTCCGCAGGACCAGGCCTCACAAGCATACAGCAGCAGCTACTGCCACAATGCCACCTGCTACCCAACCTATGACAGACCCATTTGCTTTTGTTAGAGCTCCTCCCCCTATGGCTGCAGGTGGTCTCCCAACAATACCGAGTAGCAACCCTCCACCCATGCAAGCCCCACCTAACACCATGTACTCTCAGGCTGGCGGAGGGCTGCCTCCACAACCACAGACACTGGAGGATgtgccagctgctgctcctggtCCCCCACCATCCTCTGTGCCAGGGGTGCCACTGTTCAACCCTCATAGTACATCATCTGTTGGTGTTTTCCCAGTTTCAAGTCCTGCAGGATATGCATCCTCCCATACTGAACAGGGCTATTTTAATTCAAGAGAACAGACACCATCCACGACCACAGAGCCACCACTTATCTCCTCAGCCCCAGCGCCTAGTCAGACATCTTTTAACCAGGAATTTCAAGGACAGCTACCTTCTCAGCCTGGGCCCTTCCAGCCAGTCCCTCCCACAACTTCCTCTTCCCAGTGGACCCCTGATCACGGAAGTCGCCCTCCATCAGTTCAGAACTACTTCCAGCCTACTATTGACCCTCCGCTACAGCCTTTCAATATACCTCCACAGACCCAGATGTACCCCTCTCACACCCCATCGCCCCATCACAATGCCCCCACCCCACCAACACAACCTGGACATCCCCATATCCCGGCTCCTGTTCCTCCCCAGAACCCTGGAAATCCCCTGGGTTCTCAATGGCCTGACCCAAATGCACCCCCGCAGCATAATTCCCACTTCCAAACTCAGAGCTACTTTAGTCAGAGCTCTGCCTCCCAGGACTCTTGGTTCAACCAGCCTCCACAGGACTCAGGCTACCACCAAATGGGAACTGGTCAGGGCCATCCTCAGCCCCAGCCTGATTCTGGTGGCTCTCAACATGCGTCCAGCTCTGGGCCTGGTTCTAGTTCTGCCCCAGCCCCAGTCCCATACTCTCAGGAGTCTGGTACACTCTCAATGTTCTTCAAAGACAATGATGTGgaaaatgaggaaacactgGCTGGAGACAGAAATAAGGCAGTGAATGGTATTCCTGGATCTTTTCAGCATCCCAGCCACCTACAAACCCATAGTGGTCATGCAGATGCTCCTTTGGATTATCAAGGAGCTTCTGTTCACGATCATTCACATGTACCGTACATGAACGAGGGCAGTCATCCATCACAGGGAAATACTCAGAAGCCCCCTGACTCCCAGTACGACCATGTGGAGAATTTGGAGTGTGCAAACCAGGAAGTATTACCCAGTGAAACCCATGGCAGTCCTGGTCCTACTGCAGCTCATGGAGTAGACCAGTTTGAAACTGGGCCTAATCTGGAGACTCCAGATTCTGTTCCAAGACCAATGAGATCTGCTAGTGTGTCATCTAACTATAGCAATATGAGCCATGGAAGTGGAGCTGGCACTCGTCGGCACCAGGGAGTAGTAGGTACCTTTATTCAGCAGGAAAGCCCTCGTCTCACTGATGATGCTAACTTGTCTGCTGCCACTGGAGGTTACTTTGAGCAGATTGACACTTCTCCAGCTGGAGACATGGGTGCACGGCAGAGCTCCTTGGAGCAGATGTGGCCTCCCACACCAAGCCCTCCCAAACCAACTGGTATCTTTCAGGCAAGTGCTAACAGCTCTTTTGAACCTGTTCGCTCACATGGGGTTGGAGTGCGTCCTCCTGAAGTTGATATGGCTAAAATTGTAGCAGAAGGGGGTGCAGATTCAACACCTGGCAACCTGGAGCAACCACCAGACAACATGGAAAATATTTATGGTCCAGGACACTCCTTGCCTCCTGTGACTGGAGGTGGTGTGCCTCACCTTACACACCCAGTGGTTCATTCTCACTCTCGACCTTCATCCCGTGCTAATGGGGCAAGTCGGCCCTGTGAGAGCCCTGCCACTACTCTGTGGGCTCAGAATGATCCTACAAGCTTGGGTGCTAACATCCTGCTAGCCCCTGCTGCCCCAACAGTTCTTGCCCCTTTACGAGAGCCCAGTGATGATGTTATTCAACCTCCAGAGGATGGCCCACCGGACCTCCAGCCCCCCCAGAGAGTCCAGCCAGCTTCACAGCAGAACTCAGAGAACCTAGAGAACCCACCAAAGGTGAGTGAGGCAGAGGCGGCTGATTCTCAAGGCAACATGGGATATGCTTCGCTCCTGGTTTCTCATTCGCTTCACCAGCCTGTTTTGATTGCCCCGCCTGTGTCAAATTACAGTGTGATTCCCTCCAGTACCCCTTCTCAAGCAGCCAGTCAAAGTAGCCTTAGGGAAACTACCCCACCTGTGAGATCACTTGCACAGGGACAGGGTGCCAGTACCTCTCAATCACCTTCAGTAGCCTCTAATCTAAATCCACTGTTTGCCCCTGGACCAATGAGCTTCAGTTCTTCAGCCTCTAACCAGGGTCCACTCAATCTGACCCGAGACAACACAGAGGCAGCAACATCAGAAATCACAGCTCCACCACCGTCTCAGCCAATCCGCCCTCCTCTTTCAAGGGGCCAACCAGTGGGTGGAGACAGCCACTCTGCTCTCCAGGTTAATCCACAGGCTTCTCTTGTGACTGCTCCTATCTCTAATCATAATCAGTCATCAAATTATGAACTGCTTGATTTTTCTATGCACCAATCACAAATCCAGAATCAAGCACCTGGCCATCCTTCCTCTCTACACGAGTCTCCACAATCTAGTAATGGATTTTACCTACAGGTCACCAAAGATGCTCAACAGGGGGTAAGAATGGAAGGGAATGCCCCTGTCCAGACCCCGGCCTCTTCATCTACCCCACAGGTACTGCCAGCACCATCCCAAACACCTGCAAACACCCAGCCGCCACTGATGGAACCTCCTAAGACATCAGATCCTCAGGCCGCACTGCAGGGACAAGGTGATGCTCCTCCTGTTCCAGTGAGTGGAGCACAACCTTCCCATAGCCAGTATCCACCTCCAGCACAGGGGCCTGCTGCAGCAAGTGctcctccttctgctgctgcacaaccCCCAGGGCCTCAAGGACCTGTACCTCCAGGGGTTTCCCAGCCAGCCCCTGCAGAACCACCTCGACCACCCTCTTCCGCAGGTAGCCAGCAAGGCTATGGCCCCCCTCCTCCAGTGCCAGGACAGATGTATGGTGGCTACTATGGTAATTATGGAGAATACCCAGATAGCAGAGCGCCTTATCCTCCTGGTCATTACCCACCTCCACCCGGGGATCCTAGAGCACAGCAATATTATCAA gATGGTCCATACAGGGGCCGAGCAGATCCTTGGTATGGCAGATATGATGGACAGACCCCTGCTTATCGTGATCCAAACTACCAGTACAGAGAACCTCAGCCAGAACGACCCAGCTCCAGGTCCAGTCAGTACTCTGACAGGCCATCATCCAG ACATGGCTATCCTGATGATTACCACAGAGCAAACCGAAGTGCCTACAGTGATTATTATGCAGATTACTCCAAGAACTATGATTACAGAG GATACAACTATGGACAGTATGACCCGCGATACAGAGGATACTATGATCAGTCCTACTGGTCAAATTACGATGACAGctacagaggcagagacaacTACTATAATCAACATATGTATCCTGCCAG GAAAGACGGCTATGATGACCAGTGGCGGTACTATCCCGGCTATGATCCCAGTTTTGATGATGACTACCATCGACGTGGAGAAATGTATGGCGACGAGTTTGACCGACGCAGTGTCCACAGCGAGCAGTCGGCACACAGTGTGCACAGCTCTCACAGCCACCACAGCAGACGAAGCAGCTTCAGCTCACGGTCGCAACAG AGCCAGGTATACAGGAGCCAGCCTGACTTAGTGTCAGCAGTCTATGACACCACATCATCCACTCTGGCTGTGGACTACTCCTATGGACAATACCCAAACCCAGCTGATGCTTCCCAGAACTACAGCCAGTACCTCTATCCCTCTGAATACACTGCAGACAGCACCTGGGTCACCCCCGAGCAGC CTCCTCCTCGTCCTGCAACCCCAGAGAAGTTCACCATGCCTCACCGTTGTGCTCGTTTCGGACCCGGTGGTCATCTGATTCAAGTCCTTCCTAACCTCCCCTCAGCTGGACAGCCTGCTCTTGTTGATATTCACAACATGGAA aCCATGCTGCAGGACAGTCCAGATCAGGTAGAACTACGAGCCTTCCCTGGACCTCTTGTCAA GGAGGAGACTCACAAGGTGGATGTGATAAAGTTCTCCCAGAACAAAGCTCTGGAGTGTTCTCGTGACAACAACCTCTTGGACAGGGACTCTGCTCGTCTGCTCTGGGACTTCATTGTGCTGCTCTGCAGACAGAACGGG ACGGTGGTAGGCACGGACATCGCTGACCTCCTGCTGAAGGAACATCGCTCTGTTTGGCTACCGGGCAAAAGTCCTAATGAAGCCAACTTGATTGATTTTAACAATGAACCACTGGCACGAGCTGAGGAAGAGCCAGGAGCTGGACCACTCTCCCTCCTGTCTGACACATTCATGACTGTCCCAGAGAATGTGGGCAAGGAAACAGAGCGCTtcagggagctgctgctgtttggccgCAAGAAG GATGCACTTGAAGCAGCCATGAAGGGAGGCCTCTGGGGCCATGCCCTGCTTTTGGCCAGTAAGATGGACAACAGGACACATGCACGTGTCATGACACG GTTTGCCAACAGTTTGCCCATCAATGACCCTCTCCAGACGGTGTACCAGCTGATGTCTGGGAGGATGCCTGCATCAGCCACT TGCTGTGGAGAGGAGAAGTGGGGTGACTGGCGCCCTCACCTGGCCATGGTGCTGTCTAACCTCACACATACCCTGGACCTGGATACCCGCACTATCACCACCATGGGCGACACTCTCG CTTCCAAGGGCCTGATTGACGCTGCGCACTTCTGCTACTTGATGGCCCAAGTTGGTCTGGGAGTTTTCACAAAGAAGAGCACCAAGATGGTTCTGATTGGCTCCAACCACAG TTTGTCCTTTTACCAATTTGCGACCAATGAAGCTATTCAGCGGACTGAAGCCTATGAGTATGCTCAATCTCTGGGCTCCCAGCCCTGCTCATTGCCCAATTTCCAG GTGTTCAAGTTGATTTATGCATGCCGCTTGGCTGAAGCTGGTCTGTGTGCTCAGGCCTTCCACTACTGTGAAGTTATCTCTAGGACTGTCCTCATGCAGCCCTCCTACTACTCTCCTGTTTTTATTAGCCAAATCATACAG ATATCTGAAAAGCTGAGGTTCTTCGATCCGCAACTGAAGGAGAAACCTGAGCAGGAGTTGTTCAATGAGCCTGAATGGCTGATTCACCTCAGACAGCTGGATGGACAGAtcagg tcaGGGGTAATTACTTACAGTGCAGGCAAAACCACTCCTACACAGTTTGACTGCAGCAGCCCCAGCTCTGACTTGGACCAGCCCAGTCCACCTGAACCTTACAGCATGCCGCTAGAGATGGATGGCCCCACCCCTGACAACCCACTAATGAGCTCATTACTGCCCGGGCCTCCACCACAAGGTGTACAGCTGATGCCTCcag CTCCCACCTCCATCCTCCAAGACGGCATGGCTCAACCTCAGCCTTTAACCCCCAATGATGTGCCGCAGTTCTACCCAGTACCCCCCACTGGACCACCAGGCCAGATCCCCGTCTCAGGCTATCCTCCCCAGGATCCTGGCTTTGCCCCTCCTCCCTTCCAGCCTCAACCTGAGCAGTCAGACATGTATCCAGGAGCTCATCAGCAGCCGTGCCCCCCACTTTCTCATGTGGGTCAAATGTCACCACACATGCCCCCTCAGGTGCCACATTCACCTGTGCAGATGAATCCCCCGCCAACCCAGATGCCTCAGCACATGCCCCCTTCTCCTGGGCATATGCCACCTGTAGAGCAGCCGCTCCAGGCCCCACCTGAGATGCAGCCTTCTCAGTCAATATCATCATCCCCACTCAGAAGCTCCTTAACACCTCAAATGGATCTCTATGACCACATGGCACTCATG GGTCCTGGGAGATCAAGGACTACTTCACAGTCTTCAATGCATATG GGTCACGGACGTCGTTCACGCACCACCTCTGAATCTTCCACTCACTCTGGTGGAAGAGAGCGCAGCAACTCAGCAGTCAAGCAGGCCTCTCCACCTCCGCCTTCAATTCCTGAACAGCCTCGCAAAGAAGAGGCCAAGAAAGACTCCCCGAAAAAG AGTGGTGGCGGTGGCATTGGTGGCTTGGTGAAGTGGTTCTATAGGAAGGGGAAGAATGAAGCTCACTTGCCAGATGACAAAATCAAATCT